The following are from one region of the Synechococcus sp. CBW1108 genome:
- a CDS encoding DUF3084 domain-containing protein gives MTGWLLILTLLVLGGVLSNLGDRLGSRVGKARLSLFRLRPRNTAVLITVLTGSLISAISLGLMLLVSERLRTGLFELDQLEERLANSRRLLASSQLELNRAEQGKRDAQQRFEQAQARASKLRQELAPLVAQRNRLEQERSRLNLEVRDRDAEIGRTEAELSQVRKRIAAGAQELKDLESNLIALRRGDVVITSGQILSSAKVALERPEQAQQVITALLQQANINAFRRVLPGQPPDRQILLVPRNDIAKLEELLAKPGRWVVSILSAANVLRGERQVLAFPDLRPNRPVVKAGEVLASTTVEGDLTGLDGINRRLNLLLAAAYARAQRQGTLVEGLQFDAASLNQLGRALGERPAGQVVQLEAVVLRDADTPDPIAVELRWLRPPADDIPRGPRRP, from the coding sequence GTGACGGGTTGGCTGCTGATCCTGACGCTGCTGGTGCTGGGCGGAGTGCTCTCCAACCTGGGCGACCGTCTGGGGAGCCGGGTGGGCAAGGCGCGGCTGAGCCTGTTCAGGCTGCGGCCCCGCAACACCGCCGTTCTGATCACGGTGCTCACCGGCAGCCTGATCAGTGCCATCTCCCTCGGCCTGATGCTGCTGGTGAGCGAACGCCTGCGCACAGGCCTGTTTGAACTCGACCAACTGGAGGAGCGCCTGGCCAATAGTCGTCGCCTGCTGGCCAGCAGTCAGCTGGAGCTCAACCGAGCCGAACAGGGCAAGCGAGATGCCCAGCAGCGCTTTGAGCAGGCCCAGGCCCGTGCCAGCAAGCTGCGGCAGGAACTGGCCCCCCTGGTCGCCCAGCGCAATCGCCTGGAGCAGGAGCGCTCCCGGCTCAACCTCGAAGTGCGGGACCGGGACGCGGAGATTGGCCGCACCGAGGCCGAATTGAGCCAGGTGCGCAAGCGAATTGCGGCGGGAGCCCAAGAGCTCAAGGATCTGGAAAGCAACCTGATCGCCCTGCGCCGCGGCGATGTGGTGATCACCAGCGGGCAAATCCTCTCCAGCGCCAAGGTGGCCCTGGAACGCCCCGAGCAAGCCCAGCAGGTGATCACGGCCCTTTTGCAGCAGGCAAACATCAACGCCTTCCGCCGGGTGTTACCGGGCCAACCACCGGATCGCCAGATCCTGCTGGTGCCCAGAAACGACATCGCCAAACTGGAGGAGCTGCTCGCCAAGCCCGGCCGCTGGGTGGTGAGCATCCTCTCGGCCGCCAACGTGCTGCGGGGGGAGCGCCAGGTGCTGGCCTTCCCCGACTTGCGGCCAAATCGACCCGTCGTCAAGGCCGGCGAGGTGCTGGCCAGCACCACGGTGGAGGGAGACCTCACCGGCCTAGATGGCATCAACCGCCGCTTGAACCTGCTGCTGGCGGCGGCCTATGCCCGCGCCCAGCGCCAGGGCACCCTGGTGGAGGGGTTGCAATTCGACGCAGCCAGCCTGAACCAACTGGGTCGGGCCCTGGGCGAAAGACCCGCTGGCCAGGTGGTGCAGCTGGAAGCCGTGGTGCTGCGCGATGCCGACACCCCCGATCCGATTGCAGTCGAGTTGCGCTGGTTGCGACCGCCGGCGGACGACATCCCGAGGGGGCCCCGGCGCCCATGA
- the ntcA gene encoding global nitrogen regulator NtcA: protein MGSASQAGPTLQEVIRGLAGSTAETIERGKTIFFPGDPAERVYLLRRGAVRLSRVYESGEEITVALLRENSLFGVLSLLTGQRSDRFYHAIAFTRVEIVTAPATSVRKAIEQDASVGLLLLQGLSSRILQTETMIETLTHRDMSSRLVSFLLVLCRDFGVPSSQGITIDLRLSHQAIAEAIGSTRVTITRLLGDLRNDGLVQIDRKKITVFDPIALAKRFS, encoded by the coding sequence ATGGGCAGTGCCAGTCAGGCGGGTCCCACCCTGCAGGAAGTGATCCGCGGGCTGGCCGGCAGCACTGCCGAAACAATAGAGCGGGGAAAAACTATCTTTTTCCCCGGTGATCCGGCCGAACGGGTCTATCTTTTGCGCCGCGGTGCCGTGCGCCTGTCACGGGTCTACGAATCCGGTGAGGAGATCACCGTTGCCCTGCTGCGTGAGAACAGCCTATTCGGCGTCCTCTCCCTGCTCACGGGCCAGCGCTCAGATCGCTTTTATCACGCCATCGCCTTCACCCGGGTGGAGATTGTCACCGCGCCGGCGACCTCCGTGCGCAAGGCGATCGAACAGGATGCCAGCGTGGGGCTCCTACTGCTTCAAGGTCTCTCCTCGCGGATTCTGCAGACCGAAACGATGATCGAAACCCTCACCCACCGGGACATGAGTTCACGGCTGGTCAGTTTCCTCCTGGTGCTCTGCCGCGACTTTGGGGTTCCCAGCAGCCAAGGAATCACCATTGATCTGCGTCTTTCCCACCAGGCCATCGCCGAAGCGATCGGCTCAACCCGGGTGACCATCACCCGATTGCTCGGGGATCTGCGCAACGATGGCCTGGTGCAGATCGACCGTAAGAAGATAACGGTGTTTGATCCCATCGCCCTGGCCAAGCGCTTCAGCTGA
- a CDS encoding cob(I)yrinic acid a,c-diamide adenosyltransferase, with product MTASLPLAPVTPAPVLRLVAQQEGLLQIHTAPFRGSFGSVLSQALRTAGLGSRVLVSQLLKGGVDQGLESSLWLCGRLQWLRPGVPYCISEPAASQSEELTAQSLAAQSLAAVQQVWAYSRERLLSGAVDLLVLDELGLAVELGYLDKAEVLATLERRPVHLDVIVTGPAMAPELMAMADQVTKLRRGL from the coding sequence ATGACCGCCAGCTTGCCCCTTGCCCCAGTCACCCCGGCCCCCGTGCTGCGTCTGGTAGCCCAACAGGAGGGGCTGCTGCAGATTCACACGGCTCCGTTTCGGGGCAGTTTTGGGTCGGTGTTGAGCCAGGCCCTGCGGACCGCCGGCCTGGGTAGCAGGGTGCTGGTGAGCCAGTTGCTCAAGGGAGGGGTGGATCAGGGGCTCGAAAGCAGCCTTTGGCTGTGTGGGCGCCTGCAGTGGCTGCGGCCCGGGGTGCCCTACTGCATCTCGGAGCCGGCGGCCAGCCAGTCTGAGGAGTTGACTGCCCAGTCGCTGGCGGCCCAGTCTCTAGCGGCAGTGCAGCAGGTGTGGGCCTACAGCCGAGAGCGGCTGCTCAGTGGGGCAGTAGACCTGCTGGTGCTTGATGAGCTCGGGCTGGCAGTGGAGCTGGGCTATCTCGATAAAGCTGAGGTGCTTGCCACCCTGGAGCGCCGTCCGGTCCATCTGGATGTCATTGTGACCGGCCCGGCCATGGCTCCTGAATTGATGGCCATGGCCGACCAGGTCACCAAGCTGCGGCGTGGTCTCTAG
- the dcd gene encoding dCTP deaminase — MLKNDRWINEQAASGMLQPFQSSLVRHLDPDTASSPVLSYGCSSYGYDLRLSAKEFLIFRHVPGTVVNPKRFNPANLEPAPLNQDGDGVYFILPAHSYGLGVALEKMKVPANITVICLGKSTYARLGIIVNTTPAEASWEGHLTLEFSNSSGADCRIYANEGICQLLFFEGDPCATTYHDRAGKYQHQPERVTLARI; from the coding sequence ATGCTCAAGAACGACCGCTGGATCAATGAGCAGGCCGCCTCCGGGATGCTTCAGCCCTTCCAGTCGAGCCTGGTGCGCCACCTGGATCCGGATACGGCTAGCTCGCCGGTGCTCAGCTACGGCTGCTCCTCCTATGGCTACGACCTGAGGCTCTCTGCTAAGGAGTTTTTAATTTTCCGGCACGTGCCTGGCACGGTGGTGAACCCGAAGCGGTTCAATCCCGCCAACCTCGAGCCCGCACCCCTAAATCAGGATGGGGACGGGGTCTATTTCATTCTGCCGGCCCACTCCTACGGCCTCGGTGTGGCGCTGGAGAAGATGAAAGTGCCCGCCAATATCACCGTGATTTGCCTGGGTAAGAGCACCTATGCTCGTCTAGGCATCATCGTCAACACCACGCCGGCTGAGGCGAGTTGGGAGGGCCATCTCACCCTTGAGTTCAGTAATTCCTCGGGAGCCGATTGCCGCATCTACGCCAACGAGGGTATCTGCCAGCTGTTGTTCTTTGAGGGGGATCCCTGCGCAACCACCTATCATGATCGCGCTGGCAAGTATCAGCACCAACCAGAGCGGGTCACCCTGGCGCGTATTTAG
- the thyX gene encoding FAD-dependent thymidylate synthase — protein sequence MAEAAVSLDPRFRVELIAATPNPQQCVYAGMHQDYSEGFVAADRANWPDETQAGEICVKRLLAGERGHYGPLEHAQIVLNVGWFPHSVMQQARTHRVGVSFDVQSMRYTGERICRAARGELELEEVFYLRPVCDYSDRKGKKYHYSIGQRAIDLELCRAAAERYRDLLAAGFAEEHARGILPFDYRQHFVVSFTLRALLHFLDLRAKLDAQQEIRELCVLIWPHLQAWAPQFADWYEKSRLHKARLAP from the coding sequence ATGGCTGAAGCCGCCGTGTCCCTTGATCCCCGCTTCCGCGTTGAGCTGATCGCCGCCACCCCCAACCCGCAGCAGTGCGTCTATGCGGGCATGCACCAGGACTACAGCGAGGGGTTCGTGGCCGCCGATCGGGCCAACTGGCCCGATGAGACCCAAGCTGGCGAGATCTGCGTCAAACGGCTACTGGCCGGAGAGCGAGGCCACTACGGCCCCCTCGAGCACGCCCAGATCGTGCTCAATGTGGGCTGGTTTCCCCACTCGGTGATGCAACAGGCCCGCACCCACCGGGTGGGGGTGAGCTTTGATGTGCAGTCGATGCGCTACACGGGCGAGCGCATCTGCCGCGCCGCCCGGGGCGAACTGGAGCTGGAGGAGGTGTTCTATCTCCGGCCCGTTTGCGATTACAGCGACCGCAAGGGCAAGAAGTATCACTATTCGATAGGGCAGCGCGCTATCGATCTGGAGCTCTGCCGCGCCGCCGCCGAGCGCTACCGCGACCTGCTGGCCGCCGGCTTCGCCGAGGAGCACGCCCGCGGCATCCTGCCCTTTGATTACCGCCAGCACTTCGTGGTTAGCTTTACACTGCGGGCCCTGCTGCACTTCCTCGACCTGCGGGCCAAACTCGATGCCCAGCAGGAAATACGCGAACTCTGCGTCCTGATCTGGCCCCACCTGCAGGCCTGGGCCCCCCAGTTTGCCGACTGGTACGAGAAGAGCCGGCTGCACAAGGCTCGGTTGGCCCCCTAG
- a CDS encoding thioredoxin domain-containing protein, with protein MVNSPPTPALGQGERLLLLLLAALLAAGLLWFRGGLHPEAPLERLARQSLDLQVALHNGRPTLVEFYADWCEACRSMAPAMERVEVQHRGQLDVVLLNVDNPRWQAELERYAVNGIPQLELFDATGVAVGRAIGARSAGELQALSDALLSGQPLPQLAGVGQVSALGSDPEPKAAEAGTMASPRSHG; from the coding sequence ATGGTGAATTCCCCCCCCACCCCAGCTCTGGGCCAGGGCGAAAGGCTGCTGCTACTGCTGCTGGCGGCCCTACTTGCCGCCGGCCTGCTGTGGTTCCGCGGTGGCCTCCACCCGGAAGCCCCGCTGGAGCGCCTGGCTCGCCAGTCCCTCGACCTGCAGGTGGCTCTCCACAACGGGAGGCCAACTCTGGTGGAGTTCTATGCCGACTGGTGCGAAGCCTGTCGCAGCATGGCTCCAGCCATGGAGAGAGTGGAAGTCCAGCACCGCGGCCAGCTCGATGTCGTGCTGCTCAATGTGGACAACCCCCGCTGGCAAGCGGAGCTGGAGCGCTATGCGGTCAACGGCATTCCCCAGCTTGAGCTGTTTGATGCCACCGGGGTGGCCGTGGGCCGGGCCATCGGCGCCCGCAGCGCCGGCGAACTGCAGGCCCTCAGCGACGCCCTGCTCAGCGGCCAGCCCCTGCCCCAGCTGGCGGGGGTAGGCCAGGTCAGTGCCCTTGGCAGCGATCCCGAGCCCAAGGCCGCAGAAGCTGGCACCATGGCCTCACCCCGCAGCCATGGCTGA